AGGCATCAACAGTTCAGCCCTCCATtatttggggggtggggggtcagGGTAAGGAAGGTGTACACATTCATAGGAGAAGTGAAGATGGATGGTAGAGAGGTGGCCCAATGGGTAAAAGGATCCATCTGCTCTGCAGATCTGACctgtttgcagaaaaaaatgtgagcaaACCCACCGTCAGTGTCACCCACCCTCAGAAACACTGTTATGGTTTCATTCAaacctgacagaaaaaaagaaaaaatgcggGACACTgtcaaaagaataataaaactgCATTTAACGCACCCTtccatcaaataaaataaaattctttcTGTTTAACTTGTTGCAGTCCTGGTAAAATGTACACAGCTGTGAAAGAAGACTGTAACGGAAGATATGTTGATGCTCTTTTTATGATccatgaagggggggggggtccagaaataaaatatacttACTCTGCAAAATAGATACAATCATGACTGGGTATTCgaggagcaaaacaaaaacgatAAAAAAAGGTACATCGTGTCATTTCACTTTAATTTTTAGCCacatttaaaatcttaaaaatattcataaaaaggcaaaaaattCTCAGTCCCCAAAAATATTGTGTCATAGACTTAAGGAAGAAATATCTTCAACCTGAAACACTGCCCTTCCACCTTTTTGTACACAATTggcaaaaatatatagatatatatattaacagcAATAACTTaccattgttttaatttattcatttattgactTCTAGGATTTATGTTGCATCTCCCATAGGAAGGAAGCTTCAGTTCTTATTTTTAcatcacaaaaaatatttaaataaaaaataaaaacttctaaAACCCCAAAGCTGTAGTCCTGTCTTGCTCTCCTGTCTTGGCAGTTAGTCTTTTGGGGCAACTCGTCAGAGCATCAAGTCACACAGACGACATGGAGCCTGGGCTACATGTGGTCTAAACTGTTGTGGTTCATGTTCGTTCCCAGCTcctggttgttgttgctgctgccgtTGTTATTATTCCCACCCAACATGTCCGACGGCCCCCCCTGCCCGCCGTGCATCCCCGTCATCCCACTCAGCTGGGACATGATGGAGTTCTGGTCCGAGCTGAACTGACTGGGATCGACGGAACCGCCCGGCTGCTGCTGAGGTAACACTTGCTGCTGGGGTTGTGGGGGGTGGGGCGGCGCCATGCTGGGGTGATGCTGGCCTAGGTGGCCCGGGTGGGGCGAGCCAGTCTGGGTCTGCGGAGAGATGCGATGGGGTGAGGGCTGAGGTTGGGAGGAGGGTTGCATGCGGGGCGACGGGCTGGAGTGTGAGGGCTGCGACTGTGGCCTGGGCGAGGGCTGCGGCGACCTGACCTGACTGCTGAGCGACCCCGCTGGACCGAGTCCCCCTTGTCCTTGGAGATGGTGGGGGGACTGCGCCATCTGCTGTTGGGGACTCATGGGACTGCTGTGCTGGGCTGGAGAGCCCCCGCCAaggtgttgctgctgcagcagcctctGGTGGAGGTTCTGGTGAAGCATGCCTGGGGACGTCTGCGAAAGTGGGGGcccaccaccccctcccccaactCCACCTTGCTGTTGTTGACCCTGCCCTTGTCCGACTTGTACAGCCTGAAGCTggggtcctcctcctcctccactcggCCCTCCGTCTTGTCCTTGAAGTCCACCCAATGGattttgctgttgctgctgttgctgttgttgctgttgctgctgttgctgctgctgctgctgctgctgctgctgcatctgcatctgcaccCTTTGCTGGAGCGCTGCAGCTACTTGTGACATGGTGTTGGGGTAGCCTTGCTGCTGGCCTGGCCCACCCTGTGGTCCTCCTTGTGGCTGCTGAGGCCCCCCAACACCTCCAGCCCCTGGCTGGGGTTGGGAAGAAGGGGGTATTCCTGGCTGCCCCTGGCCAGGCTGCATGAAGCCTTGCTGGCCTTGCTGgccttgctgctgctggaacTGCCCGTGGTTGCccatctgttgctgctgctgctgttgttgttgttgttgttgttgctgctgaagaTGTCTTCTCATCAACATCTCTCTGAACTGTGTAGTCATGTTGCCTTGTTGCCCTGCTTGCATTGCCccctgttgttgctgttgttgttgttgttgctgctgcaacgCAGCCATTTGCTGTTGCTGTAGATTCCCAGGCAACATTGGgcgctgctgttgttgttgttgttgttgttgttgctgctgctgctgctgttgctgctgctgctgctgttgctgctgctgttgttgttgtagctgctGGAGCTGAGCCATGGTGGGCATattccctccccctgccccaccCTGGACCACGTTCATCCCTGGCTGGCCTGCCTGGTTCACATTAACTTGTTGTCCTTCCATGTTAGCAAGCTGGTTAGCCCCAGGCCCTCCGACACCCGGTAGCCCTCCAGCAGCCCCTTGGAACCTTACACCTCCAGGGGCCCCTTGCGGAGGCCCTCCTGGTCCTCCAGGACCACCCTGAGCCCCTTGATATCTGGCTGCTCTTTGTCTGATAAAAGCAGCCATAAGGGTTGGGTTGGAACGAAGGATGTTGAGGACTTGCTGTTGTTGAAGTGGTGAGCTTGGAGAACGCAGAGTTCGCAGAAGGTCTTGTAGTGCTGCCTGGGGTAGGTTTCCTGATCCAGCTACACCCGTTATTGGAGTAGGTGCCCCAGCTGCCCCTCCTGACACACCCATTACCTGCATCATCCCACGGTTTCCTGGCTGAGGTTGCTGCTGATTCATTGGCTGCTGTTGCTGAGCAGctcctggctgctgctgtggtgcCATGTGAGCCATCATGCCTGGCCGTTGTTGAGGATTCATGGCTGGTCCCCCAGGACCCCACTGCTGGTTTGTTGGCTGGAGTTGTCCACTGCCTGCCTGCTGAActtgctggagctgctgctgaacttgAGGCGGCAACTGCGCCTGAGGGCCACCTTGCTGCATCCCCGCTAGCATTCCCTGCTGCTGTGGGTCTAACATAGTCCTTCCGACAACTCCCTGAGTCTGGGGGGGCATGCCCTGGGCCCCAATGTGGGGCATGCCCATCTGGGCCTGGGTGTTTTGGTGGTGAGGATGTGGGGGTATCATGCCCCCCTGTCCCAAGCCACGGATCTGGGCTTGGGCCTGGGCCATCTGTCTCTGGGTCTCTGCTAAGCGCTGAATTTTTAGGGCCGTCTCTACAGCAGCCAAAGGGGGGCCTTGCTGTTGGCCTTGTACAGGCATGGATCCCTGACCTTGATTGGGTTGTTGCTGCTGCGGTGGGGTGGCTGGACCGAGTCCAGGTTTTCCCAGTGactggtggagaggagaggctcCAGGGGGTCTGGGGTTGTACGGAGGCAAACCACCAGTGTGCTGCGGCTGCTGGAGTTGCTGGACATTgggaggctgctgctggagctgaggcaccatctgctgctgaggagagtTCATcatcccccctccacctcctccacccactGGCTGAAACTGATGGAGATGGTGTTGGGGGGGCATGGCACCGCCTTGCTGCTGAACCTGTTGTTGCTGGCCTGGAGCTCCCATTCCCCCCATGCCAACCCCCTGTTGCTGTGGAAGTGCAGGCATGTTCCCCTGAGTGGGTGTTTGAGGGGTAGGAGGCTGTGTGCCCACAGATGTAGGGGTACCGGGACCAGTTGCTCCATTGTTGGCTCCAGGAGAGGGTAAGCCATTGCCCCCAGGAGCTCCTCCAGGAGCAGCCTGGCCCACTCTCTGCATGCTGGCCATCCGTCTTCTTAGCATCTGGGCCTGCTGGAGCCtgtgctgaagctgctgctgacggAGCTTGTGCTTGATGTTTAGGCAGAACGGGACCGGGCATTTGTTCTCCTGACAGTGCTTAGCGTGGTAGCAACAAAGCGCAATGAGCTGTTTGCAGATGGGGCAACCGCCattggtttttcttttgcagcctTTTGTGTGCTGAACAACCCGTTTCATCTTCTGGCAGGACGGCAGAGAGCAGTTGGCATTTCGACACTGACAGGCATGGACGAGGGACTGGATGCAACGCTGGATGCTGAGGCGCCGGGAGTCTCCGGGGCTCTGAGTGGTAGCGGCAGCCTGGTTGCTACTTTCATCATCCAAACCGAGGCCTAACTTCTCCATCTTGTGCTCGTGGCCCTTAGTGTTGTAACATGTGATGCAGAGGTCGTAATCCTGTGAGGGACGGCACGGATAAGACGGTTAGAAAATTtactattttttaaaagtaacaGGTTTTACAGTAACATCGTCAACTACAGCCTACATACTTTTTTTATACAACTCAACTATTACCTGTAACCACAAATACGACCCACTAAGGCAACTGTTGCCCAACTCACCTCACAGACAGTGCAGTGGAAACGAGTCTCCACGTGGTGCTTGCACTCATTGCAAGTGTAGACAAAGCGGTCCTGGCTTTGGTTATGCAACTCCACCAGCATGCACATGGAGCTCCACAAGGACCTCCTTAGCGAGCTGAACTCCAGGTGTTTGTCCCGGGCCAAAGTCAGAAAGGCATCACGGCCATCCATGAGGTCACATGCCATCAGGGGATCCGGGTCTGAAATAGGGGGCAAGGCATTTGCCATGGGGCCTGCGATCAGTCGGATCACAAAGAAAACCTAGGACATGGGGAAAATGGGGAGAACAgtctttaaaaacataattcatctCTATGCCAGCACAGATGCCAGAATTCAGTGTTGCTGTCTATTCATTATACTCCATTAGTAAGCTGCGTGTTTAGATAAAGTCATTTTAATTAGGATTTTCTTTtacctctttgtgtttttccatagTGGCATAGAGTTTCTGTGAAAGGTCATTGGAGACATTAGGCATCCCTGGCTTCTTCTTATTGGCTCGGCTCAAGCTGCTCTTGTTCTTACTCGTCTTCttattgttcttcttctttgcattTTTACTGTCACCTTTTGTATCCTGCACAAGAAAGGGGAGGGGGCAATCGGTAATCGACAAAGCTCATGTACAAAAGACATAAAGGCTCTTTAGGGCCATATGGATAAATCACAGCTTTCTTACATCAATACTCTCATTGGAAGTGCtgttctcctcccttttcctctcctcctcctcctgctctaaCTCTTTGATGCTCTCTTCCAGCACATTGGGCCAAAAGTCACCCTCAAAGTAAGGCAGCTCCTTCGCACTGGTCAGACGATCCTCTGTTGCCTGCTTGAAGATATCCTTTAAAAGGTACATTGAAAACAAAGTTAGTGTTTTGCATTGATATAGTCTAAATCACCTATAGCAGCAACTATATCACAGATGTTCATCATCATAGCTGtgcagaatatattttttaacatgtagTCTTAACTTAGCAGCTACATTCCAAAAACACAGGAGTGAAGTCGAATGCTGCCTCTTTACCTTGTAGTCGTGCACTATCCGCTCCGCCACAGCTTTATCCAACATCTTCTTGTACCATTCCTGAAGACGTTTGGGCTTCGGAATCTTCTGATCCATAGGGTGACAGTGGAAGATGTAGTCGTCCCCTTCACTAGGTGGGCAGGCCCAGATGTGGCCAGTGGTGTAGCTGAGGAGGACACGCGAAAGATAGGAAATGATGAACATGATAAATGTATAGCGCTGTGACtggacagaataaaaaatttGTTCACATGCTCGTTTGTGAGTACAAgaatggacaaaaataaaagtcttctTTGAGCAGGAGCACTCACCCCAACCTCCTGACATATTCCAAGTACCCAATGAGGATTTCGTGGTAAACTGCTGTTCTTAGAGCGCGAGGCCGAAAGAAGTGTACACTGTCCAGGTAGGAGATGTACACTCGCCTGAGTGGGTGAAAGAGGGAATATAGATATATCACAGCAGCTGAAACTGAAGTTTAAGTTTATCCTTAAAGGATAAAGACCTTGGTATAATGATGTCCTTACCTCTGGTTGGGCTGAGGACAGTCAGATCCATACTCCTGAACATGCATACCAAAGAAGCAGACGTCTGCACCGTCGATGTCCTCAAATGCAAAAAGGGCTTTTGTCCTGTATGGGAAAGACTCCGACATCTCTCCGCTGTCCACAAATCTGAAGGTACAAACAAGGGTGTATACACTTACTGACTGTAAAACACAGAACCCCAAAACTCAACTGTGTTTGTATTATAGCCTgtgacttttcctttttacatcAACAATGAAATCCTGGCATTCACAATTTTCACGGTGGGAAATTTCTACAAGcagaagacacaaaaaaaaagagtctgatTTTCAAGTCAGTCTCTTCTACCAGCTTCTACACAGGAAAAGACAGACGTCTATTCTAAGTTtgactgtttcttcttcctgtacCTGGACTTCATGCCTGGTTTAACCTCCACCACTTTATCAGAGACATGGACGACGCGAATGGCGACTTCTCCAGTCTCCGGCTGGCTCTGACGCTTTATGAAGTCATTTACCCTCGTCTCCAGGTAACTGCCCAACTTAGTCTGAGGCAACCCTGTTTGGGAGAAAGCCAGGCAAAACATTGCAATTTTAGTTTAGGTAGGTGATAACAATTGTTAAAACAGCAGGGAGATGTATGACTGAAAGCTAAGTATGAAGAGCACAACTCCCAATCAATTTGGGACATTTTTTCCATATCTGTATATAGCTGTAAATGTGACGCACTGcgcaaagcaataaaaaaattcagaaagTAACCAAGCCAGCATGTCAGAGGAAAACTTAAGGGGAAGCATATTTTCTGGTTGACTACATCTACATTATGGAACTACAGTTTCAGATTTGAGTCTCCAGTCAGTAAATGGTGATGACATGAGAATAGCGTTTGacagaagatagatagatagatagttactttatttatcccaagctgggaaattccggtgtaacagcagcacgtttcacacagcagtCTCATATGAATGGGTCAAATTAGGATTTAACACAACTTcagaatgaaaacagttttcatcagtttttttttttatgaaaggaGTATACAAGTACAAAACAGGACATTGTCAAAAAGTGGGGTAGAGGCATTGCCACTTACGTTTGGCACAATATTTGTTCTCTTTCCTTgtcttgtttgtcttctttaaaCAGCCATcgcagacaaaactgaggtaCAGCAATGACAAAAGTGGTCAAGTCAGTCAAAttacggggaaaaaaaagaaataataatattgaagaCAGAACGACTGGAATTAGGAAAAGCTACTCACCCCGATGGCCAGATGGTTTCATGGTGTAGGACACAAATCTGGTGCATCCTGCGCCCACAGTCCAAACATTCAACAAGCCTGGGAAGACAgagattaaaattaaaattacacATTTAGTCCTTGAGAGATATTTGGCTATCAGCAGGCTGTTACACTTACAGTTCAGGGTCCAGTGtgtcgttcttcttcttctcaaactGATCCTTGTTAATCGATCTATGATTACAAGGAGTGcatcaaaaaaaaggaaaagaaaaaggatttgtcaaaacatgtcaagttaaagtttcatattcatcacaagtttttctttactctttcCTATACTTTTCCTCACATTAACTGGATCTTAAATAATTTTTTGCAGTAACTTTTCTATACGCAGTGAGTCttctatcacacatcacacCCTGAAGAGACAGTCGTCAGTTGGGGGTATTcaatgtcttgcccaaggacgcttcggcatgcggactggaggacgccagggatcgaaccaccaaccttgtGGTTAGTAGACGACCCACTCTACCACCTGAACCACAGCTGCCCTAATTAGGCCGCCAATAAGGCTGCTATAACATTACACAGCATGGTAGGATTGTTCTGAATCCATACACAGTGTTCTTATAAACTCTTATTTTCTATCCAATACTTTCCTACAGGAATGCTAGTGATGAGTTTGCCCCTCATTACACAAGGCATATAAATGTCACTCTTTGGGAGAGCATGCTGAGAATCACATGAATTTAGTAGAGTAAGTGATAATGCAGCAAACCATgtcttttgaagaaaaatacaagGATGAATATTGTAAAGTAAGTAATGTTTCCTGCCACTGCGATGTCCTGACAAAATGTATATCAACAGACTAGTCAAAGGAGATTCTAGGCAAAAAATAAGTCACTAAGGTTTTGcatgaaaagcatcagatcAGAGTAAACCGTTTCAAATatgattgttaaaaaaaaagagatagaaAAACCTTAAAATATTTGCAACTTCTATCTTGAATGGAGGGTCGCTGGAGCTAATTGGTTTACAAAGAGGAAAAATTTTGCGTTTCAAAGTTAGTGTATGATCCCTTGTCAAACTGTGGAATTATCGTCCATGTTAAATGCAGCAATACTTACGTTTGTGGCTGGGTTGGGTCATCGCCCAGGGAAACCGTCTCTCCCTGGATCTCGTTGAAGCACTTCTCACAGAAGTGGTACCTGTTAGCAATAAGCCCAAATTTTGGTGAACTACACCGTTCCCCACagcacagccaatcacagacagCGCACGGGAGGGCAGTCACCAAATGGGACGGGGTTGGGGTAAGGCAGGTTGCCACAAGCGAAGCAAGCAGGAAGTAGGAGCGCAGCACAGCAGGGAGTCGTCATCGCAACAGCCAGTCATAATTTTTGAGGGGCAAGGATGAGAGGATGGGGGTGGGTTTGGAGGTGCATGGTTGGTCAAGATAAAAGCAAGCCAATGTTGACATCACAGCCATTGGAAGGGAGGACAGACAAGTCATATAGACCCGGAACAGGacgagacaaaaacaagacaacacacagcagagagccGAGGCAAAGCACAGATTAGCAATCAGGACATGACAGGATGAGCAACAGCAACCACCATGACAGCCAACCGAGCAGGAGCCAGTCAGTGTGAGCTCAACGGAAGAAGCAGGAGGTTGTAGCACAGGACATAATACAGACACTGAACAAATAAGAACAGACAACTGCTTAGCTGTTCATTCAAACAGTTCATTTTAAAGTCCGTCCTTTCACATTCCAGCATGGTTTTTATTGGTGTGTTAAAAGACAGAGcgcaggttaaaaaaaacgtatttttcttttctaaaggAATGCGAACTTCATAAAGGCACAGGTCAACATGGTTGAACAAGCGTTTGCTTCTTTGGTTAGTCTGTGAGCCCTTTTTCTGTACCAAATgacaaatactttttcaaaCGTTGTGTCGATCTGcgatttaaaatgtgtttttattggaaAATAATATCTTAGAGAATGTGAGGAGAGGACTGTTAAAATGCCAGTGCATTAGGAAACACATGAAGGTGTAAACAGGGAAAATGAAGTGAAGGGAAGCCTTTAGGGAAGCACATTTCATTCAATGAAAACTGATAAAAATGCTAATATGTACCTCACTGAATTGAACATATACCCTTTTTTTTAGACAGTCTATCAGTAAATAATGTCCACTTAACCTAAAGTCTAATTGCTTCCTCAATTACCCTGTCCTCCACTCGTGGTTATTACATGGGTAATTCCCTCCCTCCATACCTGTTCTGGTAGCTGAAATAAGCAGCATCTCGGGGAATAGTGCATAGCTGCTTTCCAtagcagcacagtgtctgaggaGAGAACTCCAACTGAtggacagaaacaaagaaatagaTTAGGAATGTATTCATCTCTACACCATCAACAGTAGTTATTTTAATCCAGGGTAAACTGAATGAGATGAAGACGCTACTGAGCTCCCAGTGTTAGTTTACATTAATGATCTTTAAGGGAAACAAACATAGCTTCCCCAAGATTCCCCAACAGCTTGTGTCATATAACCTTCTAGTTTAATCATATTGTGATACTTTTATCGTATCACGTTAACATTTATCATTCAAATAAATTACCTGGAGAAAAATCTTGACTtgatggtatttttttaaatttgcaagAATAGAGACAAACCCTCATccacacagcagctgtaaaGTGGGGCTGAAGTCCACTCATTTCTGTTAGgctaagtttaaaaaaaaaaaaaaaaatgtttaagaaatTACATCTGCCATCAAGTgctactttgttttttctcattgtcaGAAGTCAAGCTCGGAGGCAGCCTCTCATAACAAGGGCCAATCAGTTGTTATTTGTCTGCAAAACCAAAAATAGCAGAGTCTAATGAGAGCTGAAATGTGATATGGCAGTGGTATGCCCAAGGCCAAATTTAGCTATGAAGCCACTTCACTGCTTCCATTTTCAGATGTGAATGAGGGGAGTTAATTTTCCCATCTGAAGCATACTCCGACCATTCATGCCCACTGCCTTTTGCAGGCATACTGTGCGTATAGACATATTTTCAACATTGGATTGGTGTAATTACACAGATCactacaaaatgtttttgataagAAAAAGCATGTGTTGATTAAGAGTCAGGGGGCCTAGGTAACAAAGGACTACAAATCTCCTGACTTCTAGCTTTATAAATAAAGCAGCAGGACTCTATAAAGGAGAGCCATCCAATGACAAGTttaacctaaaaaaataaaaagtcagacAACATGTGTTCCTTACCCTTATGCTACCTCCACACTTTCCTTGTTTTGTACAATAATCACCgtcaacaacacacatttccacttcCACCCATTTAGCCAGTTATGCACgctctcctcaccttcctgcCACAACAGTAGCC
This Scophthalmus maximus strain ysfricsl-2021 chromosome 16, ASM2237912v1, whole genome shotgun sequence DNA region includes the following protein-coding sequences:
- the ep300a gene encoding histone acetyltransferase p300 isoform X11 — protein: MAENVLDSGPPSAKRPKLSSPALSASASDGNDLGSLLELDLPDELISSNESGLVNGGDLSQLHTTLGGGPAGLGPGGGGGGPGGMGLGGGPGGVAGGQDAVAKHKQLSELLRSGAPASTQQGHQGAMGSPGGPTAMGQHLANMKAPPGQGPQQMMGQGQQQQHLSPQQQASMMQQQQNAAAGMMGGMNRAMMGVQQKGNNGQQQPGMIGNQVMNGSPRMGFGNQGMGGNSNLLAETLQQQGAGGQAGMRGQQPGAMNKMGMMGNPGGPFGGPYAGQGNQGLGGAGLGPQLQNKGPMANNMAPFNVDKKTQPMQGMASMGSQQSQASVGGPSGAPVGGAPGMVPNAQAGLMGPGAQVSAASAAAGAPPTADPEKRKLIQQQLVLLLHAHKCQRREQANGEVRQCNLPHCRTMKNVLNHMTHCQAGKSCQVAHCASSRQIISHWKNCTRHDCPVCLPLKNAGDKRNPQSLLGGAGAGLGSSLGAVAGGQPSAPSLNPPSQIDPSSIERAYAALGLTYQGNQIQPQTAQPNMTNQGLQGQTGMRPLNPMSANPMGVNGGVGASAQSQQANLLQDTMMHLNVNTQGLLNDAVGVGSLPTAAPPSAAGMRKSWHADITQDLRNHLVHKLVQAIFPTPDPAALKDRRMENLVAYARKVEGDMYESANSRAEYYHLLAEKIYKIQKELEEKRRTRLQKQGLGLGPAGMGQPSPGLPPNGPLPDPSLVRPAVPNQMVNRMQSPGMNQFNQMGMQSMAQRSTPPLPMGASGNQMGMVGSRMAQPNVNQIQNQYLPQGQFTGSGPGVGTAQPGIAQPGAQAGMAQTQMGTPPSLPVASPLAQPGSAGGPSSVSGVGPMGPQSVGGGGPNLSAGAPPSSMTPSNTNQQPNSIPHLGAMRGSPSPAHSRSPTPHQTPPRLAGSQTPQPHTPNAPQLAPPSVPQQNQLGQGPGSNKSLQQQHIGQAGSTTPSHPGLSSNSTPHGSQLPRTPLSQKGSFPADSQALTPASVSSLDTSSQQPQSNASANNLDPKMEVKQQDEDEESDAGSCSKGGKLSNLKTEEKLVKLELKKEECCGEGGKGVPMDTSSTMQTSCVKTEDRKPEVKKEVKEEEETSESATPQAQVKKKIFKPEELRQALMPTLESLYRQDPESLPFRMPVDPQLLCIPDYFDIVKNPMDLSTIKRKLDTGQYQDPWQYVDDIWLMFNNAWLYNRKTSRVYKFCSKLAEVFEQEIDPVMQSLGYCCGRKLEFSPQTLCCYGKQLCTIPRDAAYFSYQNSSPKFGLIANRYHFCEKCFNEIQGETVSLGDDPTQPQTSINKDQFEKKKNDTLDPELLVECLDCGRRMHQICVLHHETIWPSGFVCDGCLKKTNKTRKENKYCAKRLPQTKLGSYLETRVNDFIKRQSQPETGEVAIRVVHVSDKVVEVKPGMKSRFVDSGEMSESFPYRTKALFAFEDIDGADVCFFGMHVQEYGSDCPQPNQRRVYISYLDSVHFFRPRALRTAVYHEILIGYLEYVRRLGYTTGHIWACPPSEGDDYIFHCHPMDQKIPKPKRLQEWYKKMLDKAVAERIVHDYKDIFKQATEDRLTSAKELPYFEGDFWPNVLEESIKELEQEEEERKREENSTSNESIDDTKGDSKNAKKKNNKKTSKNKSSLSRANKKKPGMPNVSNDLSQKLYATMEKHKEVFFVIRLIAGPMANALPPISDPDPLMACDLMDGRDAFLTLARDKHLEFSSLRRSLWSSMCMLVELHNQSQDRFVYTCNECKHHVETRFHCTVCEDYDLCITCYNTKGHEHKMEKLGLGLDDESSNQAAATTQSPGDSRRLSIQRCIQSLVHACQCRNANCSLPSCQKMKRVVQHTKGCKRKTNGGCPICKQLIALCCYHAKHCQENKCPVPFCLNIKHKLRQQQLQHRLQQAQMLRRRMASMQRVGQAAPGGAPGGNGLPSPGANNGATGPGTPTSVGTQPPTPQTPTQGNMPALPQQQGVGMGGMGAPGQQQQVQQQGGAMPPQHHLHQFQPVGGGGGGGMMNSPQQQMVPQLQQQPPNVQQLQQPQHTGGLPPYNPRPPGASPLHQSLGKPGLGPATPPQQQQPNQGQGSMPVQGQQQGPPLAAVETALKIQRLAETQRQMAQAQAQIRGLGQGGMIPPHPHHQNTQAQMGMPHIGAQGMPPQTQGVVGRTMLDPQQQGMLAGMQQGGPQAQLPPQVQQQLQQVQQAGSGQLQPTNQQWGPGGPAMNPQQRPGMMAHMAPQQQPGAAQQQQPMNQQQPQPGNRGMMQVMGVSGGAAGAPTPITGVAGSGNLPQAALQDLLRTLRSPSSPLQQQQVLNILRSNPTLMAAFIRQRAARYQGAQGGPGGPGGPPQGAPGGVRFQGAAGGLPGVGGPGANQLANMEGQQVNVNQAGQPGMNVVQGGAGGGNMPTMAQLQQLQQQQQQQQQQQQQQQQQQQQQQQQQQQQRPMLPGNLQQQQMAALQQQQQQQQQQQGAMQAGQQGNMTTQFREMLMRRHLQQQQQQQQQQQQQQQMGNHGQFQQQQGQQGQQGFMQPGQGQPGIPPSSQPQPGAGGVGGPQQPQGGPQGGPGQQQGYPNTMSQVAAALQQRVQMQMQQQQQQQQQQQQQQQQQQQQQQQNPLGGLQGQDGGPSGGGGGPQLQAVQVGQGQGQQQQGGVGGGGGGPPLSQTSPGMLHQNLHQRLLQQQHLGGGSPAQHSSPMSPQQQMAQSPHHLQGQGGLGPAGSLSSQVRSPQPSPRPQSQPSHSSPSPRMQPSSQPQPSPHRISPQTQTGSPHPGHLGQHHPSMAPPHPPQPQQQVLPQQQPGGSVDPSQFSSDQNSIMSQLSGMTGMHGGQGGPSDMLGGNNNNGSSNNNQELGTNMNHNSLDHM